From the Plasmodium vivax chromosome 5, whole genome shotgun sequence genome, one window contains:
- a CDS encoding reticulocyte binding protein 2 precursor (PvRBP-2), putative (encoded by transcript PVX_090325A), producing the protein MRNGQHKYNNAKTEDNIGNQINNDNNHNGYNDNRTNSEYPKTSHLQHSPSLVHLNDHKFTAKPSRHAYIQRNSIYTLNTNNNMENTNNESHTVPNLFIQKNQKAPQKPATQKKPTVQKKTEAPEIVYGNLDYLNTFDDTNNIISAFKPHHPIIYYFKEMEHFANSYYDLRSKIRDYFALPMKQAFDVVEQNVKDCLKNINELRTLMTQLENPQNYNDISNQYAEKVKEYKKEIEDMQNCLKDNYKQNFKAILSAKLKMNLALKDIYASWWSQLSSTDTYYDMVKRYVLEVNKFDKNTSTSFMDHIKKIHNSAIDTMKKMKEELNTSLDSDRVEFIIEEIGHMVEKFNLHLSKMRYGADYIKNIDSQKIESYVYQVELRTLFYVAAKHYADFKFSLEHLKMFENLSKSKEKMLYSTFEKLEGDLLNKINTLMGSEQSTSDLTSIIADSEKIIKSAESLINSSSEEIAKYALDSNEKINEIKKNYDQKILSVKEFINKSNGLITTVKGTSKLSESDKKQIDKKIEKVKKNTNTLERGNEFIKIMNEVKTKISNSSNSATNSKDFSHKLKELQTEFEGLNKTIEDDLQKIKDIKVKEDEDRSMKNQIEEHLKYASDNSDKVKKLISKNNEIQNYIQKIENLIKDAPSGKEKFTTQKTDLQNKVKTIIDEFHKEDLQLLLNSLSTFYEEHQKLYREASTIENIKELHPKIKEEYEKLEKKNYSNIDQTLHNLDAELDKLKALEKNIVEEQTNNINKDMTDSLNKLTAEVNSLRSALDSYKADEGHLKTYKNQINERKEKFLSTLKEQEDDIPDGKNIYEEYNKHKGVMDNKEQKITSDINQCRENIKNAEKNREKFNTLVQTLEAHTGEKDPNVHDSLEKFKTNLENLNLSKLETEFKSLIDSASTTNKQIENIIKNIDTIKSLNFTKNSSDSSKLSLEKIKENKADLIKKLEQHTQEIEKYTFIEKEETLPLLSDLREEKNRVQRDMSEELISQLNTKINAILEYYDKSKDSFNGDDETKLEQLDEFKKECQYVQQEIEKLTTNYKVLENKINDIINEQHEKVITLSENHITGKDKKINEKIQQNINSLNDMKTKLGLLEINQDIKNSKDATIKNKIQEFENKVKTILGNIDKANNKIDEIKRVHVENKVAFDKEKVENTNFEKKKKSIEKVYEQMEKTIKELEEMNDESNIAKEVEEAQIQYKRIFIDHDVNLMNDEVEKSKTVMEEIELYKKEIDQIKKKMIEYNKADTSNFDYTVPYNSATQSKAKIEQFITNAKTKKGTSDASQDIKELERIKEEVHTNLQQVKLENNSMEEKRKQIHNMKNLLILNNSETIAKEISNNTQNALNFSLDAKKELKKTDELLQSVEAKIAEAEAHKKKIDIALEDGQIDTEVSKIEQINQEIMNKRDEIKSYLSEIKKYKEKCTTEISNSKRGKDKIEFLKIFKPNEDSNRNKVNINEIDGNISKSEQYLTDIKGTEKQANTNVELFHNHETNISNIFKQSEILGVETKSKKKIREADDIMKEIEGHNSEIQTQVKSFQENLNKLNEPHNYDNAEDELNNDKSTSAKVLIQTNLESVKHNLSEITNIKDGGENIYNKANDIMQKIKAISKNSAEKTLDKVKDDHSNYVNYLDQIITERDLIVTEKNRLNGKDSTIKNIEAALKESKKNYEIGLLEKLEEIGKNIKLKVDITKESINSTVGNFSSLFNNFDLNQYDFNNNINDYKKKMGEIYNEFEGSLNKISENLRNASEKASDYNLAKTLRQDAQKEKVNLLNKEEEANKYLRDVKKVESFRFILNMKESLDKINDMIKTEKLTVDEGHGNVKQLVENIKDLVDENNLSDMLKQASGKNDEIQKITHSMHKNKAKTILGHVDTSAKYVGIKIMPELALTELLGDSNLKNAQELIFEPKTNVPLETEHMSKNTNELDVYKNIQDAYKVALEILAHSDEIDTKQKDSSKLIEMGNEIYLKVVLINQYKNKISSIKIKEEAVSGKIDNVSKKHSELSKITCSDKTYDNIIALEKQTELQDLRNSFTQEKTETNSDSKLETITKDFESLKNALKTLEGEVNALKASSNDHEYVKGKSAPINAVQTEMEKTETGIDSLDTALDELLQKGRKCEVSRYTLIKDTVVKEISDDTELINTIEKNVKAYLAYVKKNYEDTVQDVLTLNEHFKEKQVSNHEPTNFDKSNKSSEELTKAVTDSKTIISKLKGVIIEVNENTEMNTIESSAKEIEALYNELKNKKTSLNEIYQTSNEVKLQEMKSNADKYIDVSKIFNTVLDTQKSNIVTNQHSINNVKDKLKGKLQELIDADSSFTLESIKKFNEIYSHIKTNIGELEQLQQTNKSEHDNVAKHKEKIVHLINRVESLKGDVKNHDDDQYMKKLNASLLNDNIKNTTNSINISDEELKKLLKKVEENDQLCKNNNTQNFISDIMKRVEDLNRRFTENLPEKEKLHQIENNYNEISSIFSEINLQDVDEFVAKIHKQIDAEKASVNNVREAEKIRTAIQNVTSYDTEIISRLSEMNNVLERITTRKTKMDQLLKSLSPDNTSLNLNARTHVRKSEDIIKQLNSHIEKITELNTYAHEVMTYLENELNKLLKQLEIESAKVEPEALPSDTEVKEEKVPPTVTENGPQENLTSVPQETLEDNTPQIQENVVQEDSVIAPQEQVEYSTLAVPENDETTEEESEHDDAHDDTHDESQTGRDSTAKEAIGKTRLAGAVIIAMSVLSGFIIIVFKDKDEEEKDHNEHGYNEAFGEHDEYNMHDKEEVIEVCFNEED; encoded by the coding sequence ATGAGGAATGGTCAACACAAATACAACAATGCTAAAACGGAAGATAATATAGGTAATCAGATCAACAATGATAACAACCATAATGGGTATAATGATAACAGAACTAATAGTGAATATCCAAAAACATCACATCTACAGCATAGCCCGTCTCTGGTACATTTAAATGATCATAAATTCACGGCAAAACCATCTCGACATGCTTACATACAAAGAAACAGCATATATACACTTAAcacaaataataatatggaaaatacaaataacGAATCGCATACGGttccaaatttatttattcaaaaaaatcaaaaagcCCCCCAAAAGCCAGCTACCCAAAAAAAGCCAAcggtccaaaaaaaaacagaggcCCCTGAAATTGTATATGGTAATTTGGACTACCTTAATACCTTCGATGAcactaataatataatttctgCGTTTAAACCTCACCACccaattatatattacttcAAGGAAATGgaacattttgcaaatagTTACTATGACCTGAGGAGTAAAATTAGGGATTATTTTGCTCTTCCGATGAAACAGGCTTTCGATGTCGTAgagcaaaatgtaaaagacTGTTTGAAGAACATAAATGAATTGAGAACATTAATGACTCAGTTAGAAAATCCCCAAAACTATAATGATATAAGTAATCAATATGctgaaaaagtaaaagaatacaaaaaggaaattgaggatatgcaaaattgtttaaaagacaattataaacaaaattttaaagctaTCTTAtctgcaaaattaaaaatgaacctCGCtttaaaagatatatatgcTAGCTGGTGGTCCCAATTAAGTTCGACGGATACTTACTATGATATGGTTAAAAGATATGTATTAGAAGTTAacaaatttgataaaaacACATCAACTTCCTTTATGGAtcatataaagaaaatacataattcTGCTATTGATacaatgaagaaaatgaaagaagAATTAAATACAAGTCTGGATTCTGACAGAGTAGAATTTATAATAGAAGAAATTGGACATATGGTAGAAAAGTTTAATCTTCACTTGTCTAAAATGCGTTATGGAGCTGATTATATCAAAAATATTGATTCACAAAAGATAGAAAGTTACGTTTATCAAGTTGAACTAAGAACTCTTTTTTATGTGGCAGCTAAACACTACGCTGATTTTAAGTTTAGTTtggaacatttaaaaatgtttgaaaatttatccaaaagcaaagaaaaaatgctttatagcacttttgaaaaattagaGGGTGATTtactaaataaaataaacaccCTTATGGGTTCTGAACAGTCTACCTCTGATCTTACCTCTATTATTGCGGATTCtgaaaaaatcataaaatcTGCAGAATCATTAATTAATTCGAGTTCTGAAGAGATAGCAAAATATGCACTTGATTCAAATGAGAAAATTaatgagataaaaaaaaattatgaccaaAAGATACTCAGTGtaaaagaatttataaataaatcaaatGGGTTAATTACAACTGTAAAAGGTACATCTAAACTAAGTGAATCAGATAAGAAACagatagataaaaaaatagagaaagtaaaaaaaaatacaaacactCTAGAGAGGGGAAAtgagtttataaaaataatgaatgaagtaaaaacaaaaataagcaatTCTTCTAATAGCGCTACAAATTCAAAGGATTTTTCTCATAAATTGAAAGAATTACAAACTGAATTTGAAGGGTTAAATAAAACTATCGAAGacgatttgcaaaaaataaaagacatAAAAGTAAAGGAAGATGAGGATCGTTCTATGAAAAATCAAATAGAAGAACATTTGAAATATGCGTCTGATAACAGTGACAAagtaaaaaagttaatttccaaaaataatgaaatacaaaattatattcaGAAAATCGAAAATTTGATTAAAGACGCACCTtctggaaaagaaaaatttacaactCAGAAAACAGATTTGCAAAACAAGGTAAAGACAATAATCGATGAGTTTCATAAGGAAGatttacaattattattaaatagtTTATCAACATTTTACGAGGAACACCAAAAGTTATACAGAGAAGCAAGTACTATAGAAAACATTAAAGAGTTGCacccaaaaataaaagaagaatatgaaaaacttgaaaaaaagaattatagtAATATTGATCAAACATTACATAATTTGGATGCAGAACTAGATAAACTGAAAGCTCtagagaaaaatattgtaGAAGAGCAAACTAATAATATCAATAAAGATATGACAGATTCGTTGAATAAGTTAACTGCTGAAGTCAACAGTTTGAGAAGTGCCTTGGATAGCTATAAGGCGGATGAAGGTCATCTCAAAACCTATAAAAACCAAATAAATGAGAGGAAAGAGAAATTTCTCAGTACTTTAAAGGAACAAGAGGATGATATTCcagatggaaaaaatatttatgaagaGTATAATAAACATAAAGGTGTTATGGATaacaaagaacaaaaaataaccaGTGATATAAATCAATGCagagaaaatattaaaaatgctgaaaaaaatagagagaAATTCAATACTCTAGTGCAAACATTAGAAGCACACACAGGAGAAAAAGATCCGAACGTTCATGATTCATTGGAAAAGTTTAAGACTAATcttgaaaatttaaatttgagTAAACTAGAAACTGAATTTAAATCTCTCATCGATTCAGCTAGTACAACCAATAAACagattgaaaatataataaaaaatatagacacAATTAAATCATtaaattttacgaaaaataGTTCGGACAGCAGCAAATTGTCAttggaaaagataaaagaaaataaagcagatttaataaaaaaactagAACAACACACTcaagaaatagaaaaatacacattcatagaaaaagaagaaacgtTACCCCTTTTAAGCGATTTacgagaagaaaaaaaccgCGTACAGCGTGACATGTCTGAAGAATTGATAAGCCAATTAAACACAAAAATTAATGCTATATTAGAATATTACGATAAATCAAAGGATAGTTTCAATGGGGATGATGAAACAAAATTGGAACAATTAGATGAGTTTAAAAAAGAGTGTCAATACGTTCAACAAGAAATAGAAAAGTTAACAACTAACTATAAAGTTTTAGAAAATAAGATAAATGACATAATTAACGAACAACATGAAAAAGTTATAACACTGAGTGAAAATCATATAACAGGGAAAGACAAAAAGATAAATGAAAAGATtcaacaaaatataaattcgcTAAATGATATGAAAACGAAATTGGGTTTACTCGAAATTAACCAAGATATCAAAAATAGCAAAGATGctacaattaaaaataaaatacaggAATTTGAAAACAAAGTTAAAACTATACTTGGAAATATAGATAAAgctaataataaaatagatgaaattaaaagagTGCACGTTGAGAATAAAGTTGCAttcgataaagaaaaagttgaaaatacaaatttcgaaaaaaaaaagaaaagcataGAAAAAGTTTAtgaacaaatggaaaaaacgaTTAAAGAATTAGAGGAAATGAATGACGAAAGTAACATAGCAaaagaagtagaagaagCTCAAATACAATACAAAAGAATTTTTATTGATCATGATGTTAATTTGATGAATGATGAAGTTGAAAAGTCCAAAACTGTGATGGAAGAAAtcgaattatataaaaaagaaattgaccaaattaaaaagaaaatgattgAGTATAATAAAGCTGATACATCTAATTTTGATTATACAGTACCATACAACAGTGCTACACAGAGTAAAGCTAAAATAGAACAATTTATTACGAATgctaaaacaaaaaaaggaacgtcTGACGCCAGCCAagatataaaagaattagaACGTATTAAAGAAGAGGTGCATACTAATTTACAACAAGTCAAACTAGAAAATAATTCTATGGAGGAAAAGCGAAAACAAATtcataatatgaaaaatttgctaattttgAACAATTCTGAAACCATAGCTAAAGAAATATCAAATAATACTCAAAACGCATTAAATTTTAGCctggatgcaaaaaaagaacttaaaaaaacagatgaACTATTACAAAGTGTGGAAGCTAAGATAGCTGAGGCAGaggcacataaaaaaaaaattgatatagCTTTAGAAGATGGACAAATAGATACGGAGGTAAGcaaaattgaacaaattAATCAGGAAATTATGAATAAGAGAGATGAAATTAAATCCTATTtaagtgaaataaaaaaatataaagagaAATGTACAACCGAAATCAGTAAttcaaaaagaggaaaagataaaattgagttcttgaaaatatttaagcCTAATGAAGATAGCAATCGGAATAAGGTTAACATTAATGAAATAGATGGAAATATAAGCAAATCTGAACAATACTTAACAGATATAAAGGGCACAGAAAAACAAGCTAATACAAATGTAGAACTATTCCATAATCATGAAACAAATATCAGTAATATTTTCAAGCAATCTGAAATTTTAGGAGTAGAAactaaatcaaaaaaaaaaattagagaaGCAGATGACATAATGAAAGAAATTGAGGGCCACAATTCTGAAATTCAAACACAGGTGAAGAGTTTCCAAGAAAATCTAAATAAATTGAACGAGCCCCATAATTATGACAACGCAGAAGATGAActtaataatgataaatcTACGAGTGCAAAGGTGCTTATACAGACTAACTTAGAAAGTGTAAAACATAATTTATCCGAAATTACTAACATTAAAGATGGAGGAGAAAACATATACAATAAAGCTAATGATAtcatgcaaaaaataaaagcaatttcaaaaaattctgCAGAGAAAACTTTGGACAAGGTGAAAGACGACCATTCtaattatgttaattatttAGATCAAATAATTACAGAAAGAGATCTTATcgttacagaaaaaaatagacttAATGGTAAAGATTCcactattaaaaatatagaagcGGCACTGAAAGAATCCAAAAAGAATTACGAAATTGGACTTTTGGAAAAGTTAGAAGAAAtaggtaaaaatataaaattaaaggttGACATAACCAAAGAATCAATAAATTCAACAGTGGGAAACTTTTCTTCCCTCTTCAACAATTTTGATTTAAATCAATATGactttaataataatataaatgattataaaaaaaaaatgggagaaataTATAACGAATTTGAAGgatcattaaataaaattagtgAAAATTTAAGAAATGCTTCAGAAAAAGCTTCAGATTATAACTTAGCCAAAACACTGAGGCAAGATGCacagaaagaaaaagttaatctattaaataaagaagaagaggcaaataaatatttaagagATGTTAAAAAAGTGGAATCATTCAGATTTATACTTAATATGAAAGAAAGCCTAGATAAGATTAATGATATGattaaaacagaaaaattaacagTCGATGAAGGACATGGTAACGTTAAACAGCtagttgaaaatattaaagatTTAGTTGATGAAAACAACTTATCAGATATGTTAAAACAAGCATCAGgcaaaaatgacgaaatACAGAAAATAACGCACTctatgcataaaaataaagcaaaaactATTTTAGGACACGTAGATACTTCTGCAAAATATGTAGGCATTAAAATAATGCCAGAGTTGGCATTAACAGAATTGTTAGGAGattcaaatttgaaaaatgcacaaGAATTAATATTTGAGCCCAAAACTAATGTACCACTAGAAACAGAACATATGTCAAAGAATACAAACGAACTGgatgtttataaaaatatacaggATGCTTACAAGGTTGCATTGGAAATACTTGCCCACTCAGACGAAATAGatacaaaacaaaaagacAGTTCTAAATTAATAGAAATGGGAAACGAAATATATCTTAAGGTTGTGCTAATAAAtcaatacaaaaataaaataagctctataaaaattaaggaagAAGCTGTTTCAGGCAAAATAGACAATGTTTCCAAAAAACATAGTGAGTTAAGCAAAATTACATGCAGCGATAAAACTTACGATAACATCATAGCGTTAGAGAAACAAACTGAATTACAAGATCTACGCAATTCTTTCACGCAAGAAAAGACCGAAACGAATAGCGATTCGAAGTTGGAAACAATTACAAAAGATTTCGAAAGTttgaaaaatgcattaaaaaCACTGGAAGGAGAAGTTAATGCTCTAAAAGCAAGCTCGAACGATCATGAATATGTAAAAGGTAAAAGTGCACCAATAAATGCTGTGCAAaccgaaatggaaaagacaGAAACAGGCATAGATAGCCTTGATACGGCCCTTGAtgaattattacaaaaaggaaggaaatgCGAAGTATCTAGGTACACATTGATAAAGGATACCGTTGTCAAAGAAATAAGTGATGACACCGAATTAATCAACACTATAGAGAAGAATGTTAAAGCATACTTGgcatatgttaaaaaaaattatgaagacACAGTGCAGGATGTTCTCACATTAAATGAACATTTCAAAGAAAAACAGGTAAGTAATCACGAGCCAACTAATTTTGATAAATCAAATAAGTCATCCGAAGAGTTAACTAAAGCTGTTACTGACTCAAAAACAATAATAAGTAAACTAAAAGGTGTAATTATAGAAGTTAACGAAAACACTGAAATGAACACTATAGAAAGCAGTGCAAAAGAAATTGAAGCTCTCTAtaacgaattaaaaaataaaaaaacatcattAAACGAAATTTATCAAACATCAAATGAAGTTAAATTGCAAGAAATGAAATCAAATGCTGATAAATACATCGATGTatctaaaatatttaacacTGTATTAGACACTCAAAAGTCAAATATAGTAACTAATCAACATAGCATAAACAATGTTAAAgacaaattaaaaggaaagcTACAGGAATTAATTGACGCTGACAGTTCATTTACATTAGAGTCCATTAAAAAGTTTAACGAAATATATAGTCATATTAAGACTAATATAGGTGAACTAGAACAGTTACAACAAACTAATAAAAGTGAACATGATAATGTCGCAAAgcacaaagaaaaaattgtacatttAATAAACAGGGTAGAAAGTTTGAAAGGTGATGTGAAAAATCATGATGATGAccaatatatgaaaaaattaaatgctagtctattaaatgataatattaaaaatacaacGAATTCTATAAACATATCAGATGAAGAACTTAAGAAACTATTGAAAAAAGTTGAAGAGAATGATCAGctatgtaaaaataacaatacgCAGAACTTCATTTCGGACATTATGAAACGTGTAGAAGACTTGAATAGACGATTTACAGAAAATTTAccggaaaaagaaaaacttcaTCAAATTGAAAACAACTATAATGAAATTAGTTCAATATTTAGTGAAATAAACTTACAAGACGTCGATGAATTTGTTGCAAAAATTCACAAACAAATTGATGCTGAAAAGGCAAGCGTAAATAATGTAAGAGAGGctgaaaaaataaggacCGCAATCCAAAATGTTACAAGTTATGATACAGAAATAATAAGTAGACTATCTGAAATGAATAATGTACTAGAAAGGATTACTACacggaaaacaaaaatggatcAATTATTAAAATCATTGTCCCCAGATAATACAAGTCTAAATTTAAATGCAAGAACACACGTAAGGAAATCAGAAGACATAATTAAACAGCTAAATAGccatatagaaaaaataacagaacTAAATACATATGCCCATGAAGTAATGACATACTTAGAAAATGaactaaataaattattaaaacaaCTTGAAATTGAAAGTGCAAAAGTTGAGCCTGAAGCTTTGCCAAGTGATACGGAagtaaaagaagaaaaagttcCACCAACGGTAACAGAAAATGGTCCACAAGAGAATTTGACAAGCGTTCCCCAAGAGACATTAGAAGATAACACACCACAGATCCAAGAAAATGTTGTACAAGAGGATTCAGTAATCGCTCCTCAGGAGCAAGTAGAATATAGTACACTAGCGGTACcagaaaatgatgaaacaacagaagaagaaagtGAACATGACGATGCGCATGACGATACGCATGACGAATCACAAACTGGAAGGGATTCAACGGCAAAAGAAGCAATTGGAAAGACTCGTTTAGCAGGAGCTGTTATTATTGCCATGTCTGTTTTATCCGgatttattataatagtatttaaagataaagatgaagaagaaaaggatcACAACGAACACGGATATAACGAAGCATTTGGAGAACATGACGAATATAATATGCATGATAAAGAAGAAGTTATCGAAGTTTGCTTTAATGAAGAAGATTAA